The proteins below are encoded in one region of Verrucomicrobiota bacterium:
- a CDS encoding beta-galactosidase: MLSNSTTITWRQTAVAIFVAVSSLATAAPVEKATTLFDFTTKTDVSGISTTDATVAWKAGQGLVVQTGQKNSWPGITLKAPNGKWDLSACQAVSVELKNTGTEKVTISCRVDNQGADGNKNCITTGLALEPGASGTLRASLNSTPWRLSENIKIIGMRGAPGRSDKLDPAAVTQLLLFIGKPTAKHSFEVTRISGTGSLTTLDIKTFFPFIDEFGQFKHIDWPGKTHSLEDMAAKRQAEVKELAAQPGPKDRDQYGGWTAGPTLKATGFFRVEKHQGKWWLVDPEGRLFWSHGVDCVRLEASTPISDRENYYQNLPAEGSPFAKFYGTGNFAAHDYYEKIPKYRTYDFSKANLLRKYGETYPDQFADMTHRRLRSWGMNTIANWSDSKVYNQRRTPYTATIGFGSKSIQGSSGYWRKFFDVFDTSFRDNARKAMEKEKDTSANDPWCIGYYVHNEESWGSETSLASAALSSPPDQPAKLVFVEDLKKKYTTIAALNQAWGVSHASWDTLLQSTNTPSVKLAGDDLRAFYQKLAETYFQIVKEEIKRAAPNHLYLGCRFAWVNDIAARAATKHCDVISYNRYEYSVEKHHLPDSIDLPMIIGEFHFGALDRGMFHTGLKRTENQNDRALKYKEYVQGALRNPYFVGTHWFQYKDQATTGRSDGENYQIGFLDICDNPYPETIQASREVGYGMYEYRLKNN; the protein is encoded by the coding sequence ATGTTAAGCAATTCAACGACCATCACATGGCGGCAGACCGCTGTCGCAATCTTTGTTGCTGTCTCCAGCCTGGCTACGGCCGCCCCGGTGGAGAAGGCGACCACGCTCTTTGACTTCACCACCAAGACCGATGTCTCCGGCATCAGCACCACCGACGCCACCGTCGCCTGGAAAGCGGGCCAGGGCCTGGTCGTCCAAACCGGGCAGAAGAACAGTTGGCCCGGCATCACCCTCAAGGCGCCGAATGGCAAATGGGACCTCTCCGCCTGCCAAGCCGTGTCGGTGGAGCTGAAAAATACCGGCACCGAGAAGGTGACCATCTCCTGCCGCGTAGATAATCAGGGGGCGGATGGCAACAAGAACTGCATCACCACCGGCCTCGCGCTGGAGCCGGGTGCCAGCGGCACCCTGCGCGCCAGCCTGAACAGCACTCCGTGGCGGCTTTCCGAAAACATCAAGATCATCGGCATGCGCGGCGCGCCGGGCCGCAGCGACAAGCTGGACCCTGCCGCCGTGACGCAACTGCTGCTCTTCATCGGCAAGCCCACCGCGAAGCATTCCTTTGAAGTGACGCGCATCAGCGGCACCGGCTCCTTGACCACCCTGGACATCAAGACCTTCTTCCCGTTCATTGATGAGTTCGGTCAATTCAAGCATATTGATTGGCCGGGCAAAACACATTCCCTGGAGGACATGGCCGCCAAACGCCAAGCGGAAGTCAAAGAGTTGGCCGCCCAGCCCGGCCCGAAGGATCGCGATCAATACGGTGGCTGGACCGCCGGGCCAACGCTCAAGGCCACCGGCTTTTTCCGCGTGGAGAAGCACCAGGGCAAATGGTGGCTCGTGGACCCGGAGGGCCGCCTCTTCTGGTCGCACGGCGTGGATTGCGTGCGCCTGGAGGCCAGCACGCCGATCTCGGATCGCGAGAATTATTACCAGAACCTCCCCGCCGAAGGCTCGCCGTTCGCGAAGTTCTATGGCACCGGCAATTTTGCCGCGCACGATTATTATGAGAAAATCCCCAAGTACCGTACCTACGACTTTTCCAAGGCCAACCTGCTGCGCAAGTACGGCGAGACCTATCCCGACCAGTTCGCGGACATGACCCACCGGCGCCTGCGAAGCTGGGGCATGAACACGATCGCCAACTGGTCCGACAGCAAGGTCTATAACCAGCGCCGCACGCCGTACACCGCCACCATTGGTTTCGGCTCCAAATCCATCCAGGGTTCCTCGGGCTATTGGCGCAAGTTCTTCGATGTCTTTGACACCTCCTTCCGCGACAACGCCCGCAAAGCGATGGAGAAGGAAAAAGACACTTCCGCCAACGACCCGTGGTGCATCGGGTATTACGTCCATAACGAGGAAAGCTGGGGCTCGGAAACCTCGCTGGCCAGCGCCGCGCTGTCCTCGCCCCCGGACCAGCCCGCCAAGCTGGTGTTCGTTGAGGATTTGAAAAAGAAATACACCACCATCGCCGCGCTGAACCAGGCGTGGGGAGTTTCCCATGCCTCCTGGGACACCCTGCTGCAAAGCACCAACACCCCGAGCGTCAAGCTGGCGGGCGACGACCTCCGCGCGTTCTACCAGAAGCTCGCCGAGACCTACTTCCAGATCGTGAAGGAGGAAATCAAACGCGCCGCCCCCAACCACCTCTACCTCGGCTGCCGCTTTGCCTGGGTCAACGACATCGCCGCACGCGCCGCGACGAAGCATTGCGACGTCATCAGCTACAACCGGTACGAGTACAGCGTGGAGAAGCATCACCTGCCGGACAGCATTGACCTGCCCATGATCATCGGTGAATTCCATTTCGGCGCGCTCGATCGCGGCATGTTCCACACCGGCCTCAAGCGCACCGAGAACCAGAATGACCGCGCCCTCAAGTACAAGGAATATGTCCAGGGCGCGCTGCGCAACCCGTACTTCGTCGGCACCCACTGGTTCCAGTACAAAGACCAGGCCACCACCGGTCGCAGCGACGGCGAGAATTACCAGATCGGCTTCCTCGACATCTGCGATAACCCGTATCCCGAAACCATCCAGGCCAGCCGCGAAGTCGGCTACGGCATGTACGAGTACCGCCTGAAAAACAACTAA
- a CDS encoding Gfo/Idh/MocA family oxidoreductase yields MNTTCNRRHFLRASGLLAAAGTIQFLPGHVLGLNGATAPNAKLNLAGIGVGGQGGSDIAQLASENIVALCDVDWDRAAGTFKKNPNAKKYKDYRKLLDEQKDIDAVVVATPDHMHAFATTAALQLGKHVYCEKPLTHDVWEARQVAELARAKKVATQMGNQGQASEETRRLCEFIWDGAIGPAREAHIWTDRPAKGLFKEYWPQGIDKPADTPPPPANLDWDLWIGSAPMRPYNPAYMPFKWRGWWDFGTGALGDIGCHAMDPVFRALKLKVPLSVQASSSRVNTEAYPAASMVTYEYPARGEYPALKLIWYDGGLRPPRPHGLPEGEFMGDNGRMIIGDKGFILGNKLFPLERRAEYPEPAKTIPRSPGHHLEWINACKGGPAAGSNFDWAGPLTEAVLLGNVALRVQLREDLTRAKLLWNSEKLQFTNLPEANEFLRRKYRDGWSLG; encoded by the coding sequence ATGAACACCACCTGCAATCGCCGCCATTTCCTCCGCGCCTCCGGCCTGCTCGCCGCCGCGGGGACCATCCAATTCCTGCCCGGCCACGTGCTGGGCCTCAACGGCGCCACCGCGCCCAACGCGAAACTCAACCTCGCCGGCATCGGCGTCGGCGGTCAGGGCGGCAGCGACATTGCCCAGTTGGCCTCCGAAAACATTGTCGCCCTCTGCGATGTGGACTGGGATCGCGCGGCGGGGACCTTCAAGAAAAACCCCAACGCCAAAAAGTACAAAGACTACCGCAAGCTGCTCGACGAACAGAAAGACATTGACGCCGTGGTCGTCGCCACGCCGGACCACATGCACGCGTTCGCCACCACGGCCGCCTTGCAACTCGGCAAACACGTCTATTGCGAGAAACCCCTCACCCACGACGTCTGGGAAGCCCGGCAAGTCGCCGAGCTGGCCCGCGCCAAGAAAGTCGCCACCCAAATGGGCAACCAGGGCCAGGCCTCCGAAGAAACCCGGCGCCTGTGCGAATTCATCTGGGATGGCGCCATCGGCCCGGCGCGCGAGGCGCACATCTGGACCGATCGCCCCGCCAAGGGCCTCTTCAAGGAATACTGGCCGCAAGGCATTGACAAACCCGCCGACACCCCGCCCCCGCCCGCCAACCTCGATTGGGATCTCTGGATCGGCAGCGCCCCCATGCGCCCCTACAACCCCGCCTATATGCCGTTCAAATGGCGCGGCTGGTGGGATTTCGGCACCGGCGCCCTCGGCGACATCGGCTGCCACGCCATGGACCCCGTTTTCCGCGCCCTGAAACTCAAAGTCCCGCTCAGCGTCCAGGCCTCCTCCAGCCGCGTCAACACCGAGGCCTATCCCGCCGCCTCCATGGTCACCTACGAATACCCGGCCCGGGGCGAATACCCGGCGCTCAAACTCATCTGGTACGATGGCGGCCTGCGTCCCCCGCGCCCGCACGGCTTGCCGGAAGGCGAATTCATGGGCGACAACGGCCGCATGATCATCGGCGACAAAGGCTTCATCCTGGGCAACAAACTCTTCCCCCTCGAACGCCGCGCCGAATACCCCGAACCGGCCAAGACCATCCCGCGCTCCCCCGGCCATCACCTGGAATGGATCAACGCCTGCAAGGGCGGGCCTGCCGCCGGCTCCAACTTCGACTGGGCCGGACCGCTGACCGAAGCCGTGCTGCTGGGCAACGTCGCCCTGCGCGTGCAACTGCGCGAAGACCTCACCCGCGCCAAGCTCCTGTGGAACTCCGAGAAACTCCAATTCACCAACCTCCCCGAAGCCAACGAATTCCTGCGGCGCAAATACCGGGACGGCTGGAGCCTGGGCTAA
- a CDS encoding IS110 family transposase, whose product MNDLNIAHLSQAENPEFVAFIGLDWGDEKHELALVAGQQPMECRTLSNTPETLHAWLEELGQRFQGQPVALAVETSRGPLIHVFCAYPWLTIYPIHPATSAKYRAAFKPSGAKDDRPDAIIQLELLRLHRAKLRPLQPQEEATRQLAGMVELRRDAVDRRTQVLNQLTSLLKSYYPQALCLIGPELSTKLALDFLDRWPDPLALKIARPSTLKSFYYQHAVRSEALVDERLAVHKNLRPLTTELATLEPARMQLALLVAQLRVFQKHIAGMEKQIDARFSQHPEAELFRHLPGAGPALRPRLLVAFGEDRTLYPDPAALQKYVGVAPVVEKSGKQCWIHWRWRAPRFLRQTFIEWAVHTVANSAWAKAYYDHMLAHGKRRQVILRALAFKWIRILWKCWQTRTPYDEARYLAALARRKSPYAVNK is encoded by the coding sequence ATGAACGACCTAAATATAGCTCACCTCTCCCAAGCGGAAAACCCCGAATTCGTGGCTTTCATCGGCCTCGATTGGGGTGACGAAAAACATGAGCTGGCCTTGGTGGCTGGCCAACAGCCCATGGAGTGCCGCACCCTCAGCAATACTCCGGAAACGCTGCATGCCTGGTTGGAAGAACTGGGCCAGCGGTTCCAAGGACAGCCGGTGGCGCTGGCCGTGGAAACCAGTCGTGGTCCACTGATCCATGTGTTCTGTGCCTATCCCTGGCTGACGATCTATCCCATTCACCCGGCTACCAGCGCCAAGTATCGGGCTGCATTCAAGCCCTCGGGTGCCAAAGATGACCGTCCGGATGCGATCATCCAATTGGAACTGCTGCGCCTCCATCGCGCCAAACTGCGCCCGCTCCAACCCCAGGAGGAAGCCACCCGTCAACTGGCGGGCATGGTGGAGTTACGCCGCGACGCGGTCGATCGGCGCACCCAAGTCCTCAACCAACTGACCAGCCTGTTGAAATCGTATTATCCCCAGGCCCTGTGCTTGATCGGACCGGAGTTGTCCACCAAACTAGCCCTGGATTTTCTGGACCGTTGGCCCGATCCCTTGGCGCTTAAAATAGCCCGCCCCAGCACGCTGAAAAGTTTCTATTACCAGCATGCGGTGCGTTCGGAAGCGTTGGTCGATGAACGACTGGCGGTCCATAAAAATCTGCGGCCACTGACGACGGAACTGGCCACCCTGGAGCCGGCGCGGATGCAGTTGGCGCTGTTGGTGGCCCAACTGCGGGTGTTTCAAAAACATATTGCGGGCATGGAAAAGCAAATTGACGCCCGGTTCAGTCAGCATCCCGAAGCCGAGCTGTTCCGGCATCTGCCGGGGGCTGGCCCCGCGCTCCGGCCGCGGTTGTTGGTGGCGTTTGGGGAGGACCGCACGCTGTATCCAGATCCCGCGGCGTTGCAAAAATATGTGGGGGTCGCGCCCGTCGTGGAAAAGAGCGGTAAACAGTGTTGGATTCACTGGCGCTGGCGGGCCCCCCGTTTTCTGCGCCAAACGTTCATCGAGTGGGCGGTTCACACCGTGGCGAATTCGGCGTGGGCCAAAGCTTATTATGACCACATGCTGGCCCACGGCAAACGCCGCCAAGTCATCTTGCGTGCGCTCGCCTTCAAATGGATTCGCATTCTCTGGAAATGCTGGCAGACCCGCACGCCCTATGATGAAGCACGTTACCTGGCGGCTTTAGCTCGACGCAAGAGCCCTTACGCGGTAAACAAATAA